The genomic region CGATGCATTACTGCCTAATCGAGGTGGTTTTTGTGAACGGTTGGTTAGCCAAGACTGAAATATATACAGGATGAAATAGGTGAACGGCAGGATTATGACGTCTATCGTTGAAGAACCACGAGACTCTGCGAATGTTGCAGTAAGCAGGGAAGTAAAGCTTCCTTCTGAAACCCTCGCAGCGTTCGGAGGAGATGAGCTGCGGGCGAGGGTGTTCTACGAAAAATATGCGCTCAGGGACTCGAAAGGTCTCCCGACCGAGAAGGCGCCGGACGAGATGTGGCGCAGGGTGGCAGCGGAGCTCGCCTCTGTGGAGAAGGACGAGGAGAAGAGGAAGGAGTGGACGACCAAGTTCTACTGGCTCCTACAAGACTGGCGCTTCGTGCCGGGTGGCAGGATTCTCTTCGGCGCAGGGCAGCCGAGGAAGTCGACCCTTCTCAACTGCTACTTCTTCGGCATCAAGGAGGACTCGATAGAGGCGATATTCGAGTGGTGCAAGGAGGCCGCCAGGACCTACAGCTACGGAGGGGGGGTCGGGACTGACATCTCGGTGCTGAGGCCGAAGGGGGCCCCCGTCAACAACGCCGCGATTTACAGCTCCGGTTCTGTCTCTTTCATGGAGCTGCTCTCCACAACCACCGGCACGATTGGCCAAGCTGGAAGGAGAGGCGCACTCATGATAACAATCGGCGTAGACCACCCAGACGTAATCGATTTCATCAAGGTGAAAAGCGACCTGAAGAAAGTAAATTATGCAAATATCTCTGTGAAAATCACTGATGATTTCATGAAGGCGGTGGAGAGCGACGGCGAGTTCATGCTCCACTTCAAGAACGAGAAAGTGGACACGAACACGAAGGTCAGGGCCAAGGAGGTCTGGAAGCAACTGGTCAGGGGCGCCTGGCAGTCGGACGAGCCTGGAGTTCTCTTCTGGGACACAATCAAGCGGGAGTCGACGACGGAGTACAACGGAATGGAGGTGCAGGGAGTCAACCCGTGCAGCGAGCAGACTCTCGAGAGCTACGGCTGCTGCTGTCTCGGTTCGGTGAACCTGAGCGCATTCGTGAAGGAGCCGTTCACCGACAAGGCGAGCATCGACTGGGACGCGCTGACGAGGGCAGTCCAGTTCGGCGTCCGGTTCCTTGACGACGTGCTGGACTACAACGCGGACAGGCATCCGCTGCCCCAGCAGAGGAAGGCTTCCCTCTGGAGCAGGAGGATAGGCGTCGGAATAACTGGCCTCGGGGACATGCTGATCAAGCTCGGACTCAAGTACGACGATGACTCGACGATAGGGTTCGTCGACCATCTCTTCGAGAGAATCAAGAACGTCATCTACGAATACTCGACCGAGCTTGCGAAGGAGAAGGGGAGCTTCCCTGCCTTCGACGCCGACAAGCACCTCTCGCAGCCGTTCATCCAGAGGCTTGACGGGAAGGTCAAGGAGAAGATCAGGTCGCAGGGCATAAGGAACGCAGCCATCACGACGATCCCGCCGGTCGGTTCAGGTTCAATACTTGCCGGAAGTTCGAGCGGAGTCGAACCTGTCTTCGCCTTGGCATACACCAGGAGGAGCAAGTCGCTCAGCGAGGGCGAGTTCAAGGTCTTCCACCCGCTCGTCAGACAATTCATGGACGCGACGCACGTGTCGGACGAGCAGCAGCTTCCCAGCTACTTCGTGACTGCCCACCAGATCAGGCCGGAGATGAGGGTGAAGATGCAGGCAACCATCCAGAAGCACATCGACACAGCGATCTCGAGCACAGTGAACCTCGCGCAGGAGATTACTCCCGAAGAAGTGGAGAAGATCTACATGCTCGCGTGGAGGATGGGCTGCAAGGGAATGACCATCTACAGGGAGGGCAGCAGAGAGGGGATTCTGGAGACAGAGAAGGTAACCAAGAAGGACGAGCACGCTGAGCCGGCGGCATCGTTCGACAGACCGAGGTTGATGGAGGGCAGGACCCTCAAACTGAAGCTGCCGCAGGGAGGAATCTACCTGACGGCTAACCTCGTCAATGGAGAGCCGAAGGAGGTCTTCGTGACCCTAGGCAAGTCGGGGGGCGATGAGAAGGCGGACGCTGAGGCGCTCGGCCGGCTGATCAGCCTCTACCTGCAGCACGGGGGCGACGTCAGGAACGTCATATCCACCCTCAAGGGGATCAAGGGCAAGTACGTGTCGTGGGACGACGGGGTGCAGCTGCAGTCGATACCAGACGCAGTCGCGAAGGCGCTGGAGCTGCTCGTCACTAACCGGGTAGCGAGTGACTCGAGCATCCGACTAATGGAGGGGGAGCAGCAAGCGACCGCCCGCGGAGCGAGTTGCCCCGACTGCCACGAGAACACCCTGATCTTCGAGAACGGATGCTATCGCTGCAGTAACTGTGGATATTCAAAATGTGAGTGACACCGCGCCCTCGCAAATGATTTAACAGCACCACTAGCCGCTGGAAGCTCTCTTGAGCCGGAAGGGAGGCAGTCCTGTGGTCATGGCGATGGTGGTCACAGCACTGGT from Nitrososphaerales archaeon harbors:
- a CDS encoding adenosylcobalamin-dependent ribonucleoside-diphosphate reductase, encoding MTSIVEEPRDSANVAVSREVKLPSETLAAFGGDELRARVFYEKYALRDSKGLPTEKAPDEMWRRVAAELASVEKDEEKRKEWTTKFYWLLQDWRFVPGGRILFGAGQPRKSTLLNCYFFGIKEDSIEAIFEWCKEAARTYSYGGGVGTDISVLRPKGAPVNNAAIYSSGSVSFMELLSTTTGTIGQAGRRGALMITIGVDHPDVIDFIKVKSDLKKVNYANISVKITDDFMKAVESDGEFMLHFKNEKVDTNTKVRAKEVWKQLVRGAWQSDEPGVLFWDTIKRESTTEYNGMEVQGVNPCSEQTLESYGCCCLGSVNLSAFVKEPFTDKASIDWDALTRAVQFGVRFLDDVLDYNADRHPLPQQRKASLWSRRIGVGITGLGDMLIKLGLKYDDDSTIGFVDHLFERIKNVIYEYSTELAKEKGSFPAFDADKHLSQPFIQRLDGKVKEKIRSQGIRNAAITTIPPVGSGSILAGSSSGVEPVFALAYTRRSKSLSEGEFKVFHPLVRQFMDATHVSDEQQLPSYFVTAHQIRPEMRVKMQATIQKHIDTAISSTVNLAQEITPEEVEKIYMLAWRMGCKGMTIYREGSREGILETEKVTKKDEHAEPAASFDRPRLMEGRTLKLKLPQGGIYLTANLVNGEPKEVFVTLGKSGGDEKADAEALGRLISLYLQHGGDVRNVISTLKGIKGKYVSWDDGVQLQSIPDAVAKALELLVTNRVASDSSIRLMEGEQQATARGASCPDCHENTLIFENGCYRCSNCGYSKCE